In Methanosphaera cuniculi, a single window of DNA contains:
- a CDS encoding threonine--tRNA ligase: MRTLMIHSDYLRYKTRSKTKIAEDIDDEKRAAGVDNALVAFIAVEEDDEQNPDVIVQKAVNEILNVQNKVNADNIVIYPYAHLSSSLSNPKVATQILKDIETKLIENNQAVLRVPFGWYKSFELSCKGHPLSELSRTITVDPVAETEEETIKVDDGEEEEEPNTMLILEEDGQTYPVDDYNYKTKTLKQLIDHELGKSKDTGKQPPHVRLMKEKELASNEPSADVGHIRWYPKGKLVKDLLSDYVYNLVVERGAMPVETPVMYDLADTAIREHAAKFGERQYRLKTKHRELMLRFACCFGAFRILADSFFTWKNMPVGIYELSTFSFRFERQGEVVGLKRLRAFTMPDFHSVCLDDEHAREIFAKQVDMCAKTEADLEVNYEIAFRVTRDFYAENEDWVKQIVRENIKRPVLLEILPKMKHYWNAKVDFAAIDDLGRPIENPTVQMDIQSARRFGITYLDENEEQKYPTILHCSPTGSIERVICSLLEKTSTDKGAKPSLPLWLAPTQVRIIPVTDDHLSYAEGIYEQIKDLNIRVDIDDTQERLGKKIRNAGKEWIPYTIVVGDNEVESNTITVNRRMDDTKEEISVEQLADEIHELTKGMPFRQLPLPCMVSKRVKF; encoded by the coding sequence ATGCGAACCTTAATGATACATTCTGACTATTTACGTTATAAAACTCGGAGTAAAACTAAAATAGCTGAAGATATTGATGATGAAAAAAGAGCAGCAGGAGTAGATAATGCACTTGTAGCATTCATTGCTGTTGAAGAAGATGATGAACAAAATCCTGATGTAATTGTACAAAAGGCTGTAAATGAAATACTTAATGTACAAAACAAGGTAAATGCAGATAATATTGTAATTTATCCATATGCTCATCTTAGCTCATCATTATCAAATCCTAAAGTTGCAACACAAATACTTAAAGATATTGAAACAAAACTTATTGAAAATAACCAAGCAGTACTACGTGTACCATTCGGATGGTATAAGTCATTTGAACTTTCATGTAAAGGACATCCACTATCAGAATTATCACGTACAATAACAGTAGATCCAGTAGCAGAAACAGAAGAAGAAACAATTAAAGTAGATGATGGTGAAGAGGAAGAAGAACCAAATACCATGCTCATACTTGAAGAAGATGGACAAACATATCCTGTAGATGATTACAATTACAAAACAAAAACACTAAAACAATTAATTGATCATGAATTAGGAAAATCCAAAGATACAGGAAAACAACCACCACACGTACGATTAATGAAAGAAAAAGAACTAGCAAGTAATGAACCATCAGCAGATGTAGGACACATCCGTTGGTATCCAAAAGGAAAACTTGTAAAAGATCTCTTATCTGATTATGTATATAATCTTGTAGTAGAACGTGGAGCAATGCCTGTTGAAACACCTGTAATGTATGATTTAGCTGATACTGCAATACGAGAACATGCAGCAAAATTCGGAGAAAGACAATACAGATTAAAAACTAAACACCGAGAATTAATGTTAAGATTTGCATGTTGCTTCGGAGCATTTAGAATTCTAGCAGACTCATTCTTTACATGGAAAAATATGCCTGTAGGAATCTATGAACTTTCAACATTTAGTTTTAGATTTGAAAGACAAGGAGAAGTAGTTGGACTTAAAAGACTACGAGCATTTACAATGCCTGATTTCCACAGTGTATGTCTTGATGATGAACATGCACGTGAAATATTTGCAAAACAAGTAGATATGTGTGCAAAAACAGAAGCAGATCTTGAAGTAAACTATGAAATAGCATTTAGAGTAACACGTGACTTCTATGCAGAAAACGAAGATTGGGTAAAACAAATAGTACGTGAAAACATAAAAAGACCAGTACTTCTTGAAATTTTACCAAAAATGAAACACTACTGGAATGCAAAAGTAGACTTTGCAGCAATAGATGATCTTGGAAGACCAATAGAAAATCCAACAGTACAAATGGATATTCAATCAGCAAGAAGATTTGGAATCACATATCTTGATGAAAATGAGGAACAAAAATATCCAACAATACTCCACTGTAGTCCAACAGGAAGTATTGAACGTGTAATTTGTAGTTTACTTGAAAAAACTTCAACAGATAAAGGAGCAAAACCATCACTACCACTATGGCTTGCACCAACACAAGTACGTATAATACCAGTAACAGATGATCATTTATCTTATGCTGAAGGTATCTATGAACAAATAAAAGATTTAAACATCCGTGTAGATATAGATGATACACAAGAAAGATTAGGTAAAAAAATCAGAAATGCTGGAAAAGAATGGATTCCATACACAATAGTAGTGGGAGATAATGAAGTAGAATCAAATACTATTACAGTAAATAGAAGAATGGATGATACCAAAGAAGAAATAAGTGTAGAACAGTTAGCTGATGAAATACATGAATTAACAAAAGGTATGCCATTTAGACAATTACCACTACCATGCATGGTATCAAAACGTGTAAAATTCTAG
- a CDS encoding methyltransferase domain-containing protein translates to MNEHIDSRQVEKIIAFQKEHNCKKLDENKTIKCNICGYESEYEFLPYKTRNTNTKQKCPNCYALKRTRLLYYVLEHYTDYLKHDDIRILQTSPTTSLYKRFKSQYHDNYTSSDIQQMPQVDEIINLEEIPYPDNTFDLILSKHVLEHVPDYPKALREIYRVLKPGGKIIFLIPSLDIPKTFEFPQINTPELRSRYYRQFDHLRYFGIENVYKDLEDTGFDTIKNIEKKIPKDDMIYYLLSDEPVYIGIKPEKPKNNIKNIEEDPKINLQTRKNYCSLCENENPERFKDTGSTHDYVCLNCYSRGDDRLIYNEIYFDINEDSIILNFNSSEAMENKFKKYKNYNKNIPEKGFIQKTKLKTTNNEYLDKLQKIQDKSVDFIISNHFLDRQVDDFKILREFNRILKSSGKLLIKETTDLDLEYKIEAPEYNREYRRFFMGNHDTIKVYGKDLLHMCHFAGFNIEYEDPEKQINNLQSITSQRTKAPLIICTKK, encoded by the coding sequence TAATTGCATTTCAAAAAGAACATAACTGCAAAAAACTCGATGAAAACAAGACAATCAAGTGTAACATATGTGGCTATGAATCAGAATATGAATTTCTACCATATAAAACTAGAAATACAAATACAAAACAAAAATGTCCAAACTGCTATGCACTAAAAAGAACACGCTTATTATACTATGTACTTGAACACTACACAGACTATCTAAAACATGATGATATACGAATATTACAAACTTCACCAACAACATCATTATATAAGCGTTTTAAAAGCCAATATCATGATAACTACACATCATCAGATATACAACAAATGCCACAAGTTGATGAAATAATAAATCTTGAAGAAATACCATACCCTGATAACACATTTGATCTAATACTATCAAAACATGTACTAGAACATGTACCAGATTATCCTAAAGCTTTACGTGAAATATACAGAGTGTTAAAACCAGGTGGAAAAATCATATTTTTAATACCATCACTTGACATACCAAAAACATTTGAATTTCCACAAATAAACACACCAGAACTAAGATCAAGATACTACAGACAATTTGATCATCTAAGATACTTTGGTATAGAAAATGTATATAAAGACTTAGAAGATACAGGATTTGACACAATAAAAAATATAGAAAAGAAAATACCAAAAGATGATATGATATACTATCTACTATCAGATGAACCAGTATATATAGGAATAAAACCTGAAAAACCAAAAAATAATATTAAAAATATAGAAGAAGATCCAAAAATAAACCTACAAACACGTAAAAATTACTGTAGTTTATGTGAAAATGAAAATCCTGAAAGATTTAAAGATACAGGCAGTACACATGATTATGTATGCTTAAATTGTTATTCACGTGGTGATGATAGATTAATATATAATGAAATATACTTTGATATAAATGAAGATAGTATAATACTAAATTTTAATTCATCAGAAGCTATGGAAAATAAATTTAAAAAATATAAAAACTACAACAAAAATATACCAGAAAAAGGATTTATACAAAAAACAAAACTAAAAACAACAAACAATGAATACTTAGATAAGCTTCAAAAAATTCAAGATAAAAGTGTTGATTTTATAATATCAAATCATTTCCTTGACCGACAAGTAGATGACTTTAAAATACTCAGGGAGTTTAATCGAATACTTAAATCATCAGGAAAACTACTCATCAAAGAAACAACTGATCTGGACTTAGAATATAAAATAGAAGCACCAGAATATAACCGTGAATATAGACGGTTTTTCATGGGAAATCATGATACAATTAAAGTATATGGAAAAGATTTACTTCACATGTGTCATTTTGCAGGATTTAATATAGAATATGAAGATCCAGAAAAACAAATAAATAACCTACAATCAATAACAAGTCAAAGAACAAAAGCACCACTAATAATATGTACTAAAAAGTAG